From a single Verrucomicrobiota bacterium genomic region:
- a CDS encoding glycosyltransferase family 2 protein, with translation MKHLVVIPIYNEARYLDGVIAEIKKYACEDADLLAIDDGSTDETPALLARTDGVRVLTHGKNLGYGRSLIDGFNHAVEGGYDHVMTIDADWQHEPHLIAEFCEALDTADIVSGSRYLRCSNEEPPEDRRCINERITAMINAVTGYGITDAFCGFKAYRVEAIKRLELSEPGYGFPMQFWIQAWLRGLSVVEIPVGLVYIDRSRTFPGPINDAEKRYRYYVEIIERELKRGGRELPQPRGGGS, from the coding sequence ATGAAACACCTCGTGGTCATCCCGATCTACAATGAGGCCCGGTATCTCGACGGCGTCATCGCCGAGATCAAGAAGTACGCCTGCGAGGACGCCGATCTCCTGGCCATCGACGACGGCTCGACCGACGAGACGCCCGCGCTCCTCGCCCGCACCGACGGCGTGCGCGTCCTGACTCATGGAAAGAACCTTGGTTACGGCCGGAGCCTCATCGACGGCTTCAACCATGCCGTCGAGGGCGGCTACGATCACGTCATGACGATAGACGCCGATTGGCAGCACGAGCCGCACCTGATCGCCGAGTTCTGCGAAGCGCTCGACACGGCTGATATCGTCAGCGGCAGCCGCTACCTGCGGTGCAGCAACGAGGAGCCGCCAGAGGACCGGCGCTGCATCAACGAGCGCATCACGGCGATGATCAACGCCGTCACCGGTTACGGCATCACCGATGCCTTCTGCGGCTTCAAGGCGTATCGGGTCGAGGCGATCAAACGTCTTGAACTCAGCGAGCCGGGCTATGGCTTCCCGATGCAGTTCTGGATCCAAGCGTGGCTTAGGGGATTAAGCGTTGTCGAGATTCCCGTTGGGCTGGTCTACATCGACCGCTCCCGTACTTTCCCCGGCCCGATCAACGACGCGGAGAAGCGCTACCGCTACTACGTCGAGATCATCGAGCGCGAACTCAAGCGAGGCGGACGCGAACTGCCGCAGCCGCGCGGAGGCGGCTCGTGA